In Streptomyces sp. NBC_00483, a single window of DNA contains:
- a CDS encoding 2-hydroxyacid dehydrogenase, translated as MVSGGAVRPLEVLVTEPVMGRFRDVLTEGCAHRWNFAYGDDPGALAAAAATADVLVCSAADRELLAGMERLRLLHVTGAGYDKIPLDALRPGVRVANTFHHGRSIAEHVVMVSMMLLRDVARGERDMRAGVWRNAVVDPSYAFGGVLAGRTLGVLGMGEIGGEVARLAGALGMRVRTVRRDPGAPPPAGVDLEWVGGQDRLHEMLGACDVVVVTVPLSEETRGLVDAAALAAMKPSAVLVNVARGAVVDEKALHTALSDGTIAGAGLDVWWRNPREPAAPPPSHLDFTGFDNVVLTPHQSGHTEETFRGRAEDIRANVEALAEGRPLRNLVRS; from the coding sequence GTGGTGAGCGGGGGAGCGGTGCGGCCGCTGGAGGTCCTGGTCACCGAACCGGTCATGGGGCGGTTCAGGGACGTGCTCACCGAAGGCTGCGCGCACCGCTGGAACTTCGCGTACGGGGACGATCCCGGGGCCCTGGCCGCCGCCGCGGCCACCGCCGACGTACTCGTGTGCTCCGCCGCCGACCGCGAACTGCTGGCAGGGATGGAGCGGCTGCGGCTGCTGCACGTCACCGGGGCCGGCTACGACAAGATCCCACTGGACGCGCTGCGGCCCGGGGTGCGGGTGGCGAACACCTTCCACCACGGCCGCTCCATCGCCGAGCACGTGGTGATGGTGTCGATGATGCTGCTGCGCGACGTCGCGCGCGGCGAGCGGGACATGCGGGCCGGCGTCTGGCGCAACGCCGTCGTCGACCCGTCCTACGCCTTCGGAGGCGTCCTCGCCGGGCGTACCCTTGGCGTCCTCGGCATGGGCGAGATCGGCGGCGAAGTCGCCCGGCTGGCAGGCGCGTTGGGCATGCGGGTACGCACCGTGCGTCGCGACCCGGGCGCGCCGCCGCCCGCCGGGGTGGACCTGGAGTGGGTGGGCGGGCAGGACCGGCTGCACGAGATGCTCGGCGCCTGCGACGTGGTCGTCGTGACGGTGCCGCTGAGCGAGGAGACGCGCGGGCTCGTGGACGCCGCCGCGCTCGCCGCGATGAAACCGTCCGCCGTGCTCGTCAACGTGGCCCGGGGCGCGGTGGTCGACGAGAAGGCGCTGCACACCGCGCTGAGCGACGGCACCATCGCGGGGGCAGGCCTCGACGTCTGGTGGCGCAACCCGCGCGAGCCCGCGGCGCCGCCGCCCTCGCACCTGGACTTCACCGGGTTCGACAACGTGGTGCTCACGCCGCACCAGTCGGGCCACACCGAGGAGACCTTCCGCGGCCGGGCCGAGGACATCAGGGCGAACGTGGAGGCGCTCGCGGAGGGACGGCCGCTGCGCAACTTGGTGCGGAGCTGA
- a CDS encoding sulfite exporter TauE/SafE family protein — translation MTLTGYLVVAVAVVIASCLQASIGFGMGMLAAPVVAVVDPSLVPGTLIIQAGVLTLLVTVAERQHIDLRGTGWALVGRVPGTVAGALLVAALPPQGLALMLSGVVLLGVVLTCFGWAPQPHRPVLVLAGSASGLLGTATSIGGPPMALVWQGKDAPVLRGTMSGFFLIGSVLSVATLASTGAIGTHTLLTSAVLAPAPVVGYALSRYVNRFMDARRLRWAAIGVSALGAVLLIGEQLV, via the coding sequence GTGACGCTCACCGGCTATCTGGTCGTCGCGGTCGCGGTGGTGATCGCCTCCTGTCTCCAGGCGTCCATCGGCTTCGGCATGGGGATGCTCGCCGCGCCGGTGGTCGCCGTCGTCGACCCGTCCCTCGTACCGGGAACGCTGATCATTCAGGCGGGCGTGCTCACCCTCCTCGTGACGGTGGCGGAGCGGCAGCACATCGATCTGCGGGGCACGGGCTGGGCGCTGGTCGGCCGGGTGCCCGGCACCGTCGCGGGAGCGCTGCTCGTGGCCGCGCTCCCGCCGCAGGGCCTCGCCCTGATGCTGTCCGGCGTGGTGCTCCTGGGTGTCGTACTGACCTGCTTCGGCTGGGCCCCGCAGCCGCACCGGCCGGTCCTGGTCCTCGCCGGGTCCGCGTCGGGGCTCCTCGGCACCGCGACCTCGATCGGCGGCCCGCCGATGGCCCTGGTCTGGCAGGGCAAGGACGCCCCCGTGCTGCGCGGCACCATGAGCGGGTTCTTCCTCATCGGCTCGGTGCTCTCCGTCGCGACGCTCGCGTCCACGGGCGCCATCGGTACGCACACGCTCCTGACGTCGGCCGTGCTCGCCCCCGCGCCGGTCGTCGGCTACGCGCTCTCGCGTTACGTGAACCGCTTCATGGACGCCCGCCGGCTGCGCTGGGCCGCGATCGGGGTGTCGGCGCTGGGGGCGGTGCTGCTGATCGGCGAGCAGCTGGTGTGA
- a CDS encoding ABC transporter ATP-binding protein: MSDNPLLQVRELTKTFQVQGAGKGRRLRALNGISFDLRRGETLGLVGESGCGKSTLARTLLMLERPDGGSVRFGGVDPFALKGAELLAWRRRVQMVFQDPFASLNARMTAGEIIGEPWRTHKSLHRTAGERAARVRELLDLVGLRKGDEHRYPQEFSGGQRQRIGIARALALSPDVIICDEPVSALDLSVQAQVLNLLNDLQRQLGVSYLFISHDLSVVRHVADRVMVMYLGGIVEQGDTESVFGRALHPYSSALMSAAPSLDADARREQIVLQGELPSPLSPPSGCRFRTRCWKATDACASAAPAPAVDARDPGHTAACFHPLEDTSGLVAAGGDGL, translated from the coding sequence ATGAGCGACAACCCGCTTCTCCAAGTACGCGAGCTCACCAAGACGTTCCAGGTCCAGGGCGCCGGCAAGGGACGCCGCCTGCGCGCCCTGAACGGCATCTCCTTCGATCTGCGGCGCGGCGAGACCCTCGGCCTCGTAGGGGAGTCGGGCTGCGGCAAGTCCACGCTCGCCCGGACGCTGCTCATGCTGGAGCGGCCCGACGGCGGCAGCGTCCGCTTCGGCGGCGTGGACCCGTTCGCCCTCAAGGGGGCGGAGCTGCTGGCGTGGCGGCGCCGGGTGCAGATGGTCTTCCAGGACCCGTTCGCCTCGCTCAACGCCCGGATGACGGCCGGCGAGATCATCGGTGAACCATGGCGCACCCACAAGTCCCTGCACCGCACGGCCGGTGAACGTGCCGCCCGCGTAAGGGAGTTGCTCGACCTCGTCGGGCTGCGCAAGGGCGACGAGCACCGCTATCCGCAGGAGTTCTCCGGCGGCCAGCGTCAGCGCATCGGCATCGCCCGCGCGCTCGCCCTCTCCCCCGACGTGATCATCTGCGACGAGCCGGTCTCCGCGCTCGACCTGTCCGTGCAGGCCCAGGTGCTCAACCTCCTCAACGACCTGCAACGCCAGCTCGGCGTCAGCTATCTCTTCATCTCGCACGACCTGTCGGTGGTCCGGCACGTCGCGGACCGCGTGATGGTGATGTACCTGGGCGGCATCGTGGAACAGGGCGACACGGAGTCCGTCTTCGGCCGCGCCCTGCACCCGTACAGCTCGGCACTGATGTCGGCCGCGCCGTCGCTCGACGCCGACGCGCGCCGCGAACAGATCGTCCTCCAGGGCGAGTTGCCCTCCCCGCTCTCGCCGCCGTCCGGCTGCCGCTTCCGGACCCGCTGCTGGAAGGCGACCGACGCGTGCGCCTCGGCCGCGCCCGCCCCGGCCGTCGACGCCCGGGATCCGGGGCACACGGCGGCCTGCTTCCATCCGCTGGAGGACACCTCCGGCCTGGTGGCCGCGGGTGGCGACGGTCTGTGA
- a CDS encoding ABC transporter ATP-binding protein, which yields MTATATRTALEVDGLSVDIRTPHGTVRAVDKVTFSARRGRTLALLGESGCGKSMTAQAIVSLLDPAAEVSAGRVLLDGTDLVAADERTRRALAGPELAIVFQDALTALNPVYTVGTQLAEPFRIHRGMSRKQARKEAVELMARVGIPEPESRVDAYPHQFSGGMRQRLLIAIAVALSPSVLLADEPTTALDVTVQAQIMQLLRDLRAERDMSVVLITHDLALVSEQADEVVVMYAGTVVESGPVREVFGAPQHPYTKGLLDSVPVHAARGEELRSIGGAPPDLHSIPSGCVYQDRCPLVRDLCRARRPEPAEVAPGRTAACHFSDEVTR from the coding sequence GTGACCGCGACCGCCACACGTACCGCCCTCGAGGTCGACGGCCTCAGCGTCGACATCCGCACCCCGCACGGCACCGTACGGGCCGTCGACAAGGTCACCTTCAGCGCCCGGCGCGGCCGGACGCTCGCCCTGCTCGGCGAGTCCGGCTGCGGCAAGTCGATGACCGCGCAGGCCATCGTCTCGCTGCTCGACCCGGCCGCCGAGGTGAGCGCGGGCCGGGTGCTGCTCGACGGCACCGATCTGGTCGCGGCCGACGAGCGGACCCGGCGCGCGCTCGCGGGACCCGAACTCGCCATCGTCTTCCAGGACGCGCTCACCGCCCTCAACCCGGTCTACACGGTGGGCACCCAGCTCGCCGAGCCGTTCCGGATCCACCGCGGGATGTCCCGCAAGCAGGCCCGCAAGGAAGCGGTCGAGCTGATGGCGCGGGTCGGCATCCCGGAGCCGGAGAGCCGGGTGGACGCCTATCCGCACCAGTTCTCCGGCGGTATGCGCCAGCGCCTCCTGATCGCCATCGCGGTCGCCCTCTCCCCCTCCGTGCTCCTCGCCGACGAGCCGACGACGGCGCTCGACGTGACCGTGCAGGCGCAGATCATGCAGCTGCTGCGGGACCTGCGCGCGGAGCGGGACATGAGCGTCGTACTGATCACCCACGACCTGGCTCTGGTCTCCGAGCAGGCCGACGAGGTCGTGGTGATGTACGCGGGCACGGTCGTCGAGTCGGGTCCCGTACGCGAGGTGTTCGGTGCACCCCAACACCCGTACACGAAGGGCCTGTTGGACTCGGTGCCGGTGCACGCCGCGCGCGGTGAGGAGCTGCGGTCCATCGGCGGCGCCCCGCCGGACCTGCACTCGATCCCGTCCGGCTGTGTCTACCAGGACCGCTGCCCGCTGGTGCGCGACCTGTGCCGTGCGCGGCGCCCGGAACCGGCCGAGGTCGCGCCGGGCCGCACGGCCGCCTGCCACTTCTCCGACGAGGTGACCCGATGA
- a CDS encoding ABC transporter permease — MSISTDKPVDSASDNPVPTKGASAPRGSQVPLWRMLLRDRVATVAAVLLVLIALTAVLGPPLLGSAATDQDLANANQAPFSLDHGWLGILGTDPLGQSVLARLVVAARTTFSVAVPAVLLALAVGSLIGMWAGYHRGRRETVAMRVADVIMSFPSLLMAVVVLYVFSPSIANLVLVLTVTRLPVYLRTARSESSELQSRLFVDAARTFGTSSGAIIRRHVFPIVLPTLLTLATLEFCYVMLAESSLSFLGIGIQPPDVSWGLMVSQGRTYLQSAWWLTFFPGLAIVITTVSATVLASWARLATDPAQRWRLALPRKARRRAGRAARTAPAPQEAQS, encoded by the coding sequence GTGAGTATCTCGACCGACAAGCCGGTGGACTCCGCGTCCGACAACCCGGTTCCTACGAAAGGCGCCTCCGCGCCCCGCGGCAGCCAAGTCCCCCTGTGGCGCATGCTGTTGCGCGACCGGGTCGCCACCGTGGCGGCCGTGCTGCTCGTCCTGATCGCGCTCACCGCGGTCCTCGGCCCGCCGCTGCTCGGTTCCGCCGCCACGGATCAGGACCTGGCGAACGCCAACCAGGCGCCGTTCTCCCTCGACCACGGCTGGCTGGGGATCCTCGGCACCGATCCGCTCGGCCAGAGTGTGCTGGCCCGGCTGGTCGTCGCCGCCCGCACCACGTTCAGCGTGGCCGTGCCCGCGGTGCTGCTCGCGCTGGCCGTCGGCTCGCTGATCGGCATGTGGGCCGGCTATCACCGCGGCCGCAGGGAGACGGTCGCGATGCGCGTCGCCGACGTCATCATGAGCTTCCCTTCGCTGCTCATGGCGGTCGTCGTGCTGTACGTCTTCTCGCCGAGCATCGCCAACCTCGTCCTGGTGCTGACCGTCACCCGGCTCCCGGTCTATCTGCGCACCGCCCGGTCGGAATCCTCCGAGCTGCAGAGCCGCCTGTTCGTGGACGCGGCGCGCACCTTCGGCACATCCAGCGGGGCGATCATCCGCCGGCACGTGTTCCCGATCGTGCTGCCGACACTACTGACCCTCGCCACGCTCGAATTCTGTTACGTGATGCTCGCGGAGTCCTCGCTGAGCTTCCTCGGCATCGGCATCCAACCACCCGATGTGAGCTGGGGGTTGATGGTCTCGCAGGGCCGGACGTACCTGCAGAGCGCGTGGTGGCTGACCTTCTTCCCCGGGCTCGCCATCGTCATCACGACGGTCTCCGCGACCGTGCTCGCCTCCTGGGCGCGGCTCGCCACCGACCCCGCGCAGCGCTGGCGCCTCGCGCTGCCCCGCAAGGCGCGGCGCCGCGCGGGCCGCGCCGCCCGCACCGCCCCGGCTCCTCAGGAGGCCCAGTCGTGA
- a CDS encoding ABC transporter permease: MFQFLRRRTLTSILPLLAVLLGVFVLARLTGDPSSLYLPESATPAQRAAFAARNGFDDSIWQQIADYFGGVFQLDFGESLRTGESAATMALRAFPATLQLAFATMLIAVIGAVIIGSWAAYRPNSLADRVSSFLSMTAASVPDFWFAITGVWIFSVTLGVLPTSGVTDGMLSWVLPVATLLIRPLGVLTQVVRGAMISALSAPYVRLARSKGAGSVRVVSHHALRNAAAPALTVAGDLAVSLVNGAVVVETIFGWPGIGKLMIDSILGRDFAVLQAAVLITAITIFALNIVIDVCYALLDARVRETATA, translated from the coding sequence ATGTTCCAGTTCCTCCGCCGTCGCACGCTGACCAGCATCCTGCCGCTGCTCGCGGTGCTCCTCGGGGTCTTCGTCCTCGCGCGGCTCACCGGCGATCCGTCGTCCTTGTACCTGCCCGAATCCGCCACCCCGGCCCAGCGCGCCGCCTTCGCCGCCCGCAACGGCTTCGACGACTCGATCTGGCAGCAGATCGCCGACTACTTCGGCGGCGTCTTCCAGCTCGACTTCGGCGAGTCGCTGCGCACCGGCGAGTCCGCAGCGACGATGGCGCTGCGGGCCTTCCCCGCCACGTTGCAGCTCGCCTTCGCGACCATGCTGATCGCCGTCATCGGCGCGGTGATCATCGGAAGCTGGGCCGCCTACCGGCCCAACTCCCTTGCGGACCGCGTCTCTTCGTTCCTGTCCATGACCGCCGCGAGCGTCCCCGACTTCTGGTTCGCGATCACCGGCGTATGGATCTTCTCCGTCACGCTCGGCGTGCTGCCCACCTCGGGCGTCACCGACGGCATGCTCTCGTGGGTGCTGCCGGTGGCTACGCTCCTGATCCGGCCGCTCGGCGTGCTCACCCAGGTGGTGCGCGGCGCGATGATCTCCGCGCTCTCCGCCCCGTACGTGCGCCTCGCGCGCAGCAAGGGGGCCGGCAGCGTCCGCGTGGTCAGCCATCACGCGCTGCGCAACGCCGCCGCGCCCGCGCTCACCGTGGCGGGCGACCTCGCCGTCTCGCTGGTCAACGGGGCCGTGGTGGTGGAGACGATCTTCGGCTGGCCGGGCATCGGGAAGCTGATGATCGACTCCATCCTGGGCCGCGACTTCGCGGTGCTGCAGGCCGCGGTGCTGATCACCGCGATCACCATCTTCGCGCTCAACATCGTCATCGACGTCTGCTACGCGCTGCTCGACGCGCGCGTGCGCGAGACGGCGACGGCCTGA
- a CDS encoding ABC transporter substrate-binding protein, protein MPPVPIPGRALALAVVCTLAASACTVANSASVTAGKDTLRVVLPEEPPTLEPCESSLTSTGVVVRSNITEPLTERDPDSGELRPKLATAWKRTSDTQWTYTVREGVRFSDGSRFDAKDAAYSIDRAVNSKLGCNVEGYVFGDMDVKLSTPDDHTLKVTTPEADPILPLRLSFIEMVPTSTDAKKKVREPIGTGPYRIADWEPGLRLSLAANKKYWGKAPDYRKALYQWRPEGSVRAAMVTNGEADVATSLGPQDGAGDTAVTYPNNETTALRMQLGEAPLNDERVRKAINYAIDRKSIVDSLYRGDAKVASQLVPSGITGYDKGLKPWPTDLAKARKLLAQAKADGVDVGKQIRLISRTALFPKVDETVQVIQNELAGIGLNVKIQMKDTAGSTEFQERPFPKNTGPYLLLIQHGNQAGDAAFSMDQYLLSKGFQSSGGTAVFDRKIRAAEALTGDARQRALAGVFAAEPTEVTQYAYIAHMYGITALAEGVRYRPNSATGDEMRLSEFTHAD, encoded by the coding sequence ATGCCCCCTGTTCCCATCCCCGGTCGGGCTCTCGCTCTGGCGGTCGTCTGCACGCTCGCCGCAAGCGCCTGCACCGTGGCCAACAGCGCGTCGGTGACGGCGGGCAAGGACACGCTGCGCGTCGTACTGCCGGAGGAGCCGCCCACCCTCGAACCCTGCGAGTCCTCGCTGACCTCCACCGGCGTGGTGGTGCGCTCCAACATCACCGAGCCGCTGACCGAGCGCGACCCGGACTCGGGCGAGCTCCGGCCGAAGCTCGCGACCGCCTGGAAGCGCACCTCCGACACCCAGTGGACGTACACCGTCCGCGAGGGCGTCCGGTTCAGCGACGGTTCGCGGTTCGACGCGAAGGACGCCGCGTACTCCATCGACCGCGCGGTCAACTCGAAGCTCGGCTGCAATGTCGAGGGCTACGTCTTCGGGGACATGGACGTGAAGCTGTCGACGCCCGACGACCACACGCTGAAGGTGACGACCCCCGAGGCGGACCCGATCCTGCCGCTGCGGCTCTCCTTCATCGAGATGGTGCCGACGTCCACCGACGCGAAGAAGAAGGTGCGCGAGCCCATCGGCACGGGCCCGTACCGGATCGCCGACTGGGAGCCGGGCCTGCGGCTCTCCCTCGCAGCGAACAAGAAGTACTGGGGCAAGGCCCCCGACTACCGCAAGGCCCTCTACCAATGGCGCCCCGAAGGCAGCGTCCGCGCCGCCATGGTCACCAACGGCGAGGCGGACGTGGCCACTTCGCTCGGCCCGCAGGACGGGGCGGGCGACACCGCGGTCACGTATCCGAACAACGAGACCACCGCGCTGCGCATGCAGCTCGGCGAGGCGCCGCTGAACGACGAGCGGGTGCGCAAGGCGATCAACTACGCGATCGACCGCAAGAGCATCGTCGACTCCCTCTACCGGGGCGACGCCAAGGTCGCGTCCCAGCTCGTGCCCTCCGGGATCACCGGGTACGACAAGGGTCTCAAGCCCTGGCCGACCGACCTCGCCAAGGCGCGGAAGCTGCTGGCGCAGGCGAAGGCCGACGGCGTCGATGTCGGCAAGCAGATCAGGCTGATCAGCCGGACCGCGCTGTTCCCCAAGGTCGACGAGACCGTGCAGGTCATACAGAACGAGCTGGCGGGGATCGGGCTCAACGTCAAGATCCAGATGAAGGACACGGCGGGCAGCACGGAGTTCCAGGAGCGGCCCTTCCCCAAGAACACGGGCCCGTATCTGCTGCTCATCCAGCACGGGAACCAGGCCGGTGACGCGGCCTTCTCCATGGACCAGTACCTGCTGAGCAAGGGGTTCCAGAGCTCCGGTGGCACGGCTGTCTTCGACCGGAAGATCCGCGCGGCGGAGGCGCTCACCGGTGACGCGAGGCAGCGGGCGTTGGCGGGGGTCTTCGCCGCGGAGCCGACCGAGGTCACGCAGTACGCGTACATCGCGCACATGTACGGGATCACCGCGCTCGCGGAAGGGGTTCGTTACCGGCCCAACTCTGCGACCGGCGACGAGATGCGCCTCTCCGAGTTCACGCACGCCGACTGA
- the kdgD gene encoding 5-dehydro-4-deoxyglucarate dehydratase, with the protein MARFSPDDLRRVLGSGLLSFPVTHTTPDHAFDEPAYRAHLQRLAGYDVAGLFAPGGTGEFFSLSHTDVDAVLRATVAEAHDALPVIGAAGYGTATAVEMARRAEEGGADGLLLLPPYLTEVGQEGLYDHVARVCAATSLGVIVYHRANARFKAATVDRLVAHFPNFIGFKDGVCDIDLMVRLHAEHDGRLVLIGGLPTAETYALPYLELGATTYSSAIFNFAPQWACDFYAAVRAHDKAQVYDRLREFVLPYIAIRDRQPGYAVSIVKAGLTVSGHGAGPVRPPLTDLTEAEHAELAALVKKVI; encoded by the coding sequence ATGGCCCGTTTCTCGCCCGATGATCTGCGCCGCGTCCTGGGCTCCGGCCTGCTGTCCTTCCCCGTCACCCACACCACGCCCGACCACGCCTTCGACGAGCCGGCCTACCGCGCGCACCTGCAGCGTCTGGCCGGGTACGACGTGGCGGGCCTCTTCGCCCCGGGCGGCACCGGCGAGTTCTTCTCGCTCAGCCACACCGACGTCGACGCGGTGCTGCGGGCGACCGTCGCCGAGGCGCATGACGCGCTGCCGGTCATCGGGGCGGCCGGGTACGGCACGGCGACCGCGGTGGAGATGGCCCGGCGGGCGGAGGAGGGCGGGGCCGACGGCCTCCTGCTGCTGCCGCCCTACCTCACCGAGGTCGGACAGGAGGGGCTCTACGACCACGTGGCGCGGGTCTGCGCGGCCACGTCCCTCGGCGTGATCGTGTACCACCGGGCCAACGCCCGCTTCAAGGCGGCGACCGTCGACCGGCTCGTCGCCCACTTCCCCAACTTCATCGGGTTCAAGGACGGCGTCTGCGACATCGACCTCATGGTCCGGCTGCACGCCGAGCACGACGGGCGGCTCGTCCTCATCGGCGGCCTCCCGACAGCCGAGACCTACGCCCTGCCGTACCTCGAACTCGGCGCCACCACCTACTCGTCGGCCATCTTCAACTTCGCCCCGCAGTGGGCCTGCGACTTCTACGCGGCCGTGCGCGCCCACGACAAGGCGCAGGTCTACGACCGGCTGCGCGAGTTCGTCCTGCCGTACATCGCCATCCGCGACCGGCAGCCCGGCTACGCGGTCTCGATCGTGAAGGCCGGCCTCACCGTCTCCGGCCACGGCGCGGGACCGGTGCGCCCGCCACTGACCGACCTCACCGAGGCCGAGCACGCCGAACTCGCCGCGCTCGTCAAGAAAGTGATCTGA
- a CDS encoding 2-hydroxyacid dehydrogenase → MTTSSAAVGRVLAVGSLKPSLARTLNTTYDALVLPKEGPERDSFLAEYGGEVGVVVTSGRAGVGTELMAALPRLGAVVNFGVGYDTTDVALALERGIVVSNTPDVLTDCVADTALGLTLDVLRGLSAADRYVRAGRWPSEGAVPLARRVSGARIGVLGLGRIGRAIATRFAAMGCPISYHSRREVPGVDYAYAASPAELATSVDVLVVATSGGAATSGLVSREVLEALGPEGYLVNIARGSVVDEEALVDLLTTGGLAGAGLDVFAAEPHVPEPLLALDNVVLTPHLASGTVQTRDEMERLTLDNLTAYLAHGKLVTPVPEMG, encoded by the coding sequence ATGACCACGTCCTCTGCCGCCGTCGGCCGCGTCCTCGCCGTCGGCTCGCTCAAGCCCTCGCTCGCCCGGACGCTGAACACCACGTACGACGCTCTCGTCCTTCCGAAGGAAGGACCCGAACGCGACAGTTTCCTCGCGGAGTACGGGGGTGAGGTCGGCGTCGTCGTCACCTCCGGCCGCGCGGGCGTCGGCACCGAACTCATGGCCGCACTCCCGCGCCTCGGCGCCGTCGTCAACTTCGGGGTCGGCTACGACACCACCGACGTCGCCCTCGCCCTGGAACGCGGCATCGTGGTCAGCAACACCCCCGACGTGCTCACCGACTGCGTCGCCGACACCGCGCTCGGGCTGACGCTCGACGTGCTGCGGGGGCTCTCCGCCGCCGACCGCTACGTACGGGCCGGCCGCTGGCCGAGTGAGGGCGCCGTCCCGTTGGCGCGGCGGGTCAGCGGCGCCCGGATCGGCGTGCTCGGGCTCGGCCGGATCGGGCGGGCCATCGCCACCCGGTTCGCCGCCATGGGCTGCCCGATCAGCTACCACAGCCGCCGCGAGGTGCCCGGCGTCGACTACGCGTACGCGGCCTCGCCCGCTGAACTGGCCACATCCGTCGACGTGTTGGTGGTCGCGACCTCCGGCGGCGCAGCCACCAGCGGTCTCGTCTCCCGAGAGGTCCTGGAGGCGCTCGGCCCCGAGGGCTACCTCGTCAACATCGCGCGCGGCAGCGTGGTCGACGAGGAGGCGCTCGTCGACCTCCTGACCACCGGCGGCCTCGCGGGCGCGGGACTCGACGTCTTCGCCGCCGAACCGCACGTGCCGGAGCCGCTGCTCGCTCTGGACAACGTGGTCCTCACGCCGCACCTGGCCAGCGGCACCGTCCAGACCCGCGACGAGATGGAACGGCTGACCCTGGACAACCTGACCGCGTACCTGGCGCACGGGAAGCTGGTGACACCGGTGCCCGAGATGGGCTGA